Proteins found in one Streptomyces sp. CB09001 genomic segment:
- a CDS encoding TetR family transcriptional regulator, with protein sequence MTDQQAAPRGRRKPRSDTRRNHRRLLQAVGELAREAPDQLTMQAVASRAEIGPATAYRYYSSVDDVLAAYVLSVVEELRDFSLASAAQGRPLFDALVDKWVDLLAEHGPALVQLRSRRGYLERLHDGNEIIVALRDAWSEPVRGLLDDIGLPDGMLEHALFLSNMIFDPREIQDLLRETGLSRREVVARLTEAYCGALRGWVRAG encoded by the coding sequence CAGGCCGCCCCGCGCGGGCGGCGCAAGCCGCGCAGCGACACCCGGCGCAACCACCGCCGCCTCCTCCAGGCCGTCGGTGAGCTGGCCCGGGAGGCGCCCGACCAGCTCACCATGCAGGCGGTCGCGTCCCGCGCGGAGATCGGTCCGGCCACCGCGTACCGCTACTACTCCTCGGTGGACGACGTGCTGGCGGCCTACGTGCTCAGCGTCGTCGAGGAGCTCCGCGACTTCAGCCTCGCCTCGGCCGCGCAGGGGCGGCCGCTGTTCGACGCCCTCGTGGACAAGTGGGTGGACCTGCTCGCCGAGCACGGCCCGGCGCTGGTGCAGCTGCGGTCCCGCCGCGGCTACCTGGAGCGGCTGCACGACGGCAACGAGATCATCGTCGCGCTGCGGGACGCCTGGAGCGAGCCCGTGCGCGGACTGCTCGACGACATCGGCCTGCCGGACGGGATGCTCGAACACGCCCTGTTCCTCAGCAACATGATCTTCGACCCCCGGGAGATCCAGGACCTGCTGCGGGAGACGGGCCTGTCCCGCCGTGAGGTCGTCGCCCGGCTGACCGAGGCGTACTGCGGCGCGCTGCGCGGGTGGGTGCGGGCGGGCTGA
- a CDS encoding alpha/beta hydrolase, translated as MTQHRQETVRAGELDVGVLDGGDGVPLLLVHGGESDRTQFATLRAGLGAGIRAISYDQRDSGITVNPPVPYTPEILADDLVDLLDALGLARAHLLGTSFGGAVAQHAARRHPERVASLVLVATTPSYAMGSAAIDELLEMSHEDRQKAAADFFFTPAGQAEQRARPARTLTRRTPEQSVRRHDAARRHEIRDGLGDITAPTLIVHGTEDRLAPYEGALLMEQLIPNAEARAIEGGRHGIAVEFADTVAHWVSEFLGAPGHG; from the coding sequence GTGACTCAGCATCGGCAAGAGACCGTACGAGCGGGTGAACTCGACGTCGGGGTCCTCGACGGCGGCGACGGTGTGCCGCTCCTGCTCGTCCACGGCGGGGAGAGCGACCGCACGCAGTTCGCCACGCTCCGCGCGGGACTGGGCGCGGGGATCAGGGCGATCTCGTACGACCAGCGCGACTCGGGGATCACCGTGAACCCGCCGGTTCCCTACACGCCCGAGATCCTCGCCGACGACCTCGTCGACCTGCTGGACGCGCTGGGGCTCGCGCGGGCGCATCTGCTGGGCACCTCCTTCGGCGGCGCCGTCGCCCAGCACGCCGCACGCCGGCACCCCGAACGGGTCGCCTCCCTCGTCCTGGTCGCCACCACGCCGAGCTACGCGATGGGCAGCGCGGCGATCGACGAACTCCTGGAGATGTCCCACGAGGACCGGCAGAAGGCGGCCGCGGACTTCTTCTTCACGCCCGCGGGCCAGGCCGAGCAGCGTGCCCGGCCGGCCCGGACCCTCACCCGCCGCACCCCCGAGCAGAGCGTCCGCCGCCACGACGCCGCCCGCCGGCACGAGATACGAGACGGCCTCGGGGACATCACCGCCCCCACCCTGATCGTGCACGGCACGGAGGACCGGCTGGCGCCCTACGAAGGCGCCCTCCTGATGGAACAGCTCATCCCGAACGCCGAGGCGCGTGCGATCGAGGGCGGACGCCACGGGATCGCGGTGGAGTTCGCGGACACGGTCGCCCACTGGGTGAGCGAGTTCCTCGGGGCCCCCGGCCATGGCTGA
- a CDS encoding DUF3500 domain-containing protein — translation MADAARDVADRMAEAARAWLDSLDAGRREVAVGPAPAPGAPGEAEGERTRWYYTPTDHGGLTFHQQRPAQHRLAMRLVASGLSDAGYVTVATVLGLENVLDHVEGFSVNWGRERTRDPGMYYLRVFGEPGGPRPWGWRFGGHHVSLNNLVVDGRVAATTPCFLGADPAASPLLGGATLRPLGTAEDMARELVRSLRPEAAARAVLLPRAPNDIVAGNSARVGDRVIMRSELWRPGAHTPDRAEQPATGLDGDERRALALTPAPKGVPGARLDPAQRELLRALLGAYLDRVPHGVSPLPRYDDPAALDAVHLAWAGSTTPGEPHYYRLQGPRLLIEWTNVHRGVNHAHAVWRDPETDFGGDVLAAHHAAHHAAHHVNGM, via the coding sequence ATGGCTGACGCCGCCCGCGACGTCGCGGACCGGATGGCCGAGGCCGCCCGGGCGTGGCTGGACTCCCTGGACGCCGGCCGGCGCGAGGTCGCGGTCGGACCGGCACCGGCACCCGGCGCCCCGGGCGAGGCCGAGGGCGAACGCACCCGCTGGTACTACACGCCCACGGACCACGGCGGCCTGACCTTCCACCAGCAGCGCCCGGCCCAGCACCGCCTGGCCATGCGACTGGTCGCGAGCGGGCTGTCCGACGCCGGATACGTCACCGTCGCCACCGTGCTCGGCCTGGAGAACGTGCTCGACCACGTCGAGGGCTTCTCGGTGAACTGGGGGAGGGAACGGACCCGCGACCCCGGTATGTACTACCTGCGCGTCTTCGGCGAGCCCGGCGGGCCTCGGCCGTGGGGCTGGCGGTTCGGCGGCCACCACGTCTCGCTCAACAACCTCGTCGTGGACGGGCGCGTCGCCGCCACCACCCCGTGCTTCCTGGGTGCCGACCCCGCCGCCTCGCCCCTCCTGGGCGGCGCGACACTGCGCCCGCTGGGGACGGCCGAGGACATGGCGCGTGAACTGGTCCGTTCCCTGCGCCCCGAGGCCGCCGCCCGCGCGGTCCTGCTGCCCCGCGCCCCGAACGACATCGTGGCGGGCAACAGCGCCCGCGTCGGCGACCGCGTGATCATGCGCAGCGAACTCTGGCGCCCCGGCGCCCACACCCCGGACCGCGCCGAGCAGCCGGCCACCGGACTCGACGGTGACGAACGGCGGGCGCTCGCCCTCACCCCGGCACCCAAGGGCGTGCCGGGTGCTCGACTCGACCCGGCGCAAAGAGAGTTGCTGCGCGCCCTGCTGGGGGCCTACCTCGACCGCGTCCCGCACGGGGTGTCCCCCCTGCCCCGTTACGACGACCCCGCCGCGCTGGACGCCGTACACCTCGCCTGGGCCGGCTCGACCACGCCGGGCGAGCCGCACTACTACCGCCTGCAGGGCCCCCGGCTGCTCATCGAGTGGACCAACGTCCACCGCGGCGTCAACCACGCGCACGCCGTGTGGCGGGACCCGGAAACCGACTTCGGCGGCGACGTCCTGGCCGCCCACCACGCAGCCCACCACGCAGCCCACCACGTGAACGGAATGTGA
- a CDS encoding gamma-glutamyltransferase — protein MSGRPPSPPDAPAHTTRPTLRGSFGMCASTHWLATATAQSVLERGGNAFDAAVAGAFVLHVAEPHLNGPGGDLVAVLATAADPSPLVLAGQGHAPRGATIEHFRAEGLDHVPGAGALAAAVPGAVDSWLWLLAEFGTWELADVLAHAIDCAEHGVPVVPQLGRVLATVEELFRTHWPTSYALWMPEGRVPAAGATLVNPVYARTLRRLSTAAEESGGTRTGRFDAARRAWRTGFVARAVAEFAAVPHRHSSGGDHAGVITAADFTDFQPSLEPAVTARFRGTTVAKAGLWSQGPVLLQALTMLDHLDDARLDPSTAEGIHTLTEALKLAMADREAYYGHLDPAAAEAVLRRLLSPRYGKERASLIRPLASTAFRPGHIGVTPYTPPLVTRGPDRQADGVGEPTVQQTGETRGDTCHIDVVDRWGNIVSATPSGGWLQSSPAVPELGFALGTRLQMAWLDPAAPSRLAPGRRPRTTLTPTLLLRDGRPVAALGTPGGDQQDQWQLIYLVRTLALGMDPQEAIDAPAFHTTAVPSSFWPRTWTPGGLVIEERAGGAVVDELRARGHDVTVSGPWSQGRLSVVTRDPDSGVLGAAANPRGAQGYAAGR, from the coding sequence ATGTCCGGTCGACCACCGTCACCGCCCGACGCCCCTGCGCACACCACGCGCCCCACCCTCCGCGGCTCCTTCGGGATGTGCGCGTCCACGCACTGGCTGGCGACCGCGACCGCCCAGTCCGTACTGGAGCGGGGCGGCAACGCCTTCGACGCCGCCGTAGCCGGTGCCTTCGTGCTGCACGTGGCCGAACCCCACCTCAACGGCCCGGGCGGCGACCTCGTCGCCGTGCTCGCGACCGCCGCGGACCCGTCGCCGCTCGTGCTGGCGGGCCAGGGACACGCCCCGCGCGGAGCCACGATCGAGCACTTCCGGGCCGAGGGGCTCGACCACGTCCCGGGTGCGGGAGCGCTCGCCGCCGCCGTCCCGGGCGCCGTCGACTCCTGGCTCTGGCTGCTCGCCGAGTTCGGCACCTGGGAACTCGCCGACGTCCTCGCCCACGCCATCGACTGCGCGGAGCACGGCGTGCCGGTCGTACCGCAGTTGGGGCGCGTCCTGGCCACGGTCGAGGAGCTCTTCCGCACGCACTGGCCGACGTCGTACGCGCTGTGGATGCCCGAGGGGAGGGTCCCCGCGGCGGGCGCGACCCTCGTCAACCCCGTCTACGCCCGCACCCTGCGCAGGCTGAGCACGGCGGCCGAGGAGAGCGGCGGGACGAGGACCGGACGGTTCGACGCCGCGCGGCGCGCCTGGCGCACCGGGTTCGTGGCGCGAGCCGTCGCCGAGTTCGCGGCCGTGCCGCACCGGCACTCCTCGGGCGGCGACCACGCCGGAGTCATCACCGCAGCCGACTTCACCGACTTCCAGCCGTCCCTGGAGCCCGCGGTCACCGCACGGTTCCGTGGGACCACCGTGGCGAAGGCGGGCCTGTGGTCCCAGGGGCCCGTGCTGCTGCAGGCCCTCACCATGCTCGACCACTTGGACGACGCGCGGCTCGATCCGTCGACCGCCGAGGGCATCCACACCCTCACCGAGGCTCTGAAGCTGGCCATGGCCGACCGGGAGGCGTACTACGGACACCTCGACCCGGCGGCGGCGGAGGCCGTGCTGCGCCGGCTGCTGTCCCCCCGGTACGGCAAGGAGCGCGCGAGTCTGATCCGTCCGCTCGCCTCCACCGCCTTCCGGCCCGGCCACATCGGCGTCACGCCGTACACCCCGCCGCTCGTCACCCGCGGGCCCGACCGACAGGCCGACGGTGTGGGCGAACCGACCGTGCAGCAGACCGGGGAGACCCGGGGCGACACCTGCCACATCGACGTCGTCGACCGCTGGGGCAACATCGTCTCCGCCACACCGTCGGGAGGGTGGCTCCAGTCCTCGCCCGCCGTGCCGGAGCTGGGCTTCGCGCTGGGCACCCGGCTCCAGATGGCCTGGCTGGACCCGGCCGCCCCGTCGCGCCTGGCGCCGGGCCGACGGCCGCGTACGACCCTGACGCCGACCCTGCTGCTGCGCGACGGCCGTCCCGTGGCCGCCCTCGGCACACCCGGGGGCGACCAGCAGGACCAGTGGCAACTGATCTACCTGGTACGCACGCTGGCCCTGGGCATGGACCCGCAGGAGGCGATCGACGCGCCCGCGTTCCACACCACCGCCGTACCGAGTTCGTTCTGGCCGCGGACCTGGACGCCCGGGGGACTGGTGATCGAGGAGCGCGCGGGCGGGGCGGTCGTCGACGAACTGCGCGCACGCGGCCACGACGTGACCGTCTCGGGCCCCTGGAGCCAGGGCCGCCTGTCCGTCGTCACCCGCGATCCGGACAGCGGCGTCCTCGGGGCGGCCGCGAACCCGCGCGGCGCCCAGGGCTACGCGGCCGGACGATGA
- a CDS encoding DUF1275 family protein, translating to MNVRRRVTRPGLMLALTFATGVVDAVGYLRLDQVFAGNMTGNVVILGMAATGGGTGLPVLGPVVALAAFLAGAATAGRVLRTAGPGWNNRCTALLGGVGLALTATALGLALVGADTSGARACMAASLALAMGAQAATARHLAVKDVTTVVVTSTLTGLAADSRLGAARGRGARRRTAAVTLIVAGAAAGALLCQVHEGLAVAAAACVALAVTALGGRVAPATTGSPSTAPSTAPATAPSTASATAPSTAPSTALLRP from the coding sequence ATGAACGTGCGACGGCGGGTGACGCGGCCCGGTCTGATGCTCGCCCTCACCTTCGCGACCGGCGTCGTCGACGCCGTCGGCTACCTGCGCCTCGACCAGGTGTTCGCGGGCAACATGACGGGCAACGTGGTCATCCTCGGCATGGCGGCCACGGGCGGCGGTACGGGGCTGCCGGTGCTCGGTCCGGTCGTGGCGCTCGCGGCCTTCCTCGCCGGCGCGGCGACGGCCGGGCGGGTCCTGCGCACCGCCGGCCCGGGGTGGAACAACCGGTGCACGGCGCTGCTGGGCGGCGTCGGACTGGCCCTGACCGCGACGGCCCTCGGTCTGGCCCTCGTCGGCGCCGACACCTCCGGCGCCCGCGCGTGCATGGCGGCGTCACTCGCCCTGGCCATGGGGGCACAGGCGGCGACCGCCCGTCACCTGGCGGTCAAGGACGTCACCACGGTCGTCGTGACCTCCACGCTGACCGGCCTCGCGGCCGACTCCCGACTTGGCGCGGCCCGCGGCCGGGGCGCCCGGCGCCGTACCGCCGCCGTCACGCTCATCGTCGCCGGGGCGGCGGCCGGCGCCCTGCTGTGCCAGGTGCACGAGGGCCTGGCGGTGGCGGCGGCGGCCTGCGTCGCGCTGGCCGTGACGGCTCTCGGCGGCCGGGTGGCACCGGCCACGACCGGATCGCCCTCGACCGCTCCCTCCACCGCTCCCGCCACGGCTCCTTCGACCGCTTCCGCCACGGCTCCTTCGACCGCTCCATCGACGGCCCTGCTGCGGCCATGA
- a CDS encoding MFS transporter translates to MTTTLAPSVPIGKAAVGALGILALSTGALESVVSPTIPLLERELDMSQAEGALLSIVLLITGALITPLAGKFGDRYGGKKILIRLMAVVSLGGTVSALAPNLPVLLVGQVLQGAMIGALPLSFIVVRKHLPAGESKVAIGVVSGLFVGGSMVGMLSAGPVAEQLSRHWMFALPTIAVVGSTLLVNRLMPADPPGRSDGAGIDWPGLLLLSGMLVTLMLVLALAPEAGSAPLVLVALVVLLAVFVTGWVRVERRAAAPMIDLNMLARPAIWKACVLTFVICLGTTMAVYLVPQLLDERGDGYGFRASATEIGFYLLPGAIAATLAGPLGGIGDRRFGSRAVVNTGVVMMAVGLLAVAAVHTEIWHLVVGKVLIALANGLCVTAMMTSTATAVDPKDTGIATSLILVSRVLGSAVGGQLGGALLTAGTPSGSEVAAESAYVTGFVIAGIVVLSALFVTRTMSKGVKA, encoded by the coding sequence ATGACCACAACCCTGGCCCCCTCGGTCCCCATCGGGAAGGCCGCTGTCGGGGCCCTCGGAATACTGGCACTGTCCACCGGTGCCCTGGAGTCGGTGGTGTCACCGACGATCCCGCTCCTGGAACGCGAGCTGGACATGAGCCAGGCCGAGGGAGCACTGCTCAGCATCGTCCTCCTCATCACCGGCGCGCTCATCACGCCGCTGGCGGGCAAGTTCGGCGACCGCTACGGCGGGAAGAAGATCCTGATCCGCCTGATGGCGGTGGTCTCCCTCGGCGGCACGGTGTCCGCCCTGGCGCCGAACCTGCCCGTGCTGCTGGTCGGACAGGTGTTGCAGGGCGCGATGATCGGCGCGCTGCCCCTGTCGTTCATCGTGGTCCGCAAGCACCTCCCCGCCGGCGAGTCCAAGGTGGCCATCGGCGTGGTCAGCGGGCTCTTCGTCGGTGGGTCGATGGTCGGCATGCTGTCGGCCGGTCCGGTGGCGGAACAGCTCTCCCGGCACTGGATGTTCGCGCTGCCGACGATCGCGGTCGTCGGGTCCACCCTGCTCGTGAACAGGCTGATGCCGGCCGACCCGCCGGGCCGGTCGGACGGCGCCGGGATCGACTGGCCCGGCCTGCTGCTCCTGAGCGGCATGCTGGTCACCCTCATGCTCGTCCTCGCGCTGGCGCCCGAAGCCGGCTCGGCGCCACTCGTACTCGTCGCCCTCGTCGTACTGCTGGCCGTCTTCGTCACCGGATGGGTGCGGGTCGAACGGCGAGCGGCCGCACCGATGATCGACCTGAACATGCTGGCACGGCCCGCGATATGGAAGGCGTGCGTGCTGACCTTCGTGATCTGCCTCGGCACCACGATGGCGGTCTATCTCGTCCCGCAGCTGCTCGACGAGCGCGGCGACGGCTACGGATTCCGGGCCAGCGCCACCGAGATCGGCTTCTACCTGCTGCCCGGCGCCATCGCCGCGACACTGGCCGGGCCGCTCGGCGGGATCGGGGACCGGCGCTTCGGCTCGCGCGCCGTGGTCAACACCGGCGTCGTCATGATGGCCGTCGGCCTGCTCGCCGTGGCGGCCGTCCACACCGAGATCTGGCACCTCGTCGTCGGCAAGGTGCTGATCGCGCTGGCCAACGGCCTGTGCGTCACAGCGATGATGACCAGCACCGCCACCGCCGTCGACCCGAAGGACACCGGCATCGCCACCAGCCTGATCCTGGTGAGCCGCGTGCTCGGCTCCGCGGTCGGCGGCCAGCTCGGCGGCGCTCTCCTCACCGCCGGAACCCCCTCAGGGTCGGAGGTCGCGGCCGAATCGGCCTACGTCACCGGCTTCGTCATCGCCGGCATCGTCGTGCTGTCGGCCCTGTTCGTCACCCGCACCATGAGCAAAGGAGTCAAAGCATGA
- a CDS encoding FAD-dependent monooxygenase — MTRTAPRRSVLISGASIAGPALAFWLNRHGYEVTVVEKAGTLRSGGYPIDVRGTALDVVERMGILPQLRDAHIDLRRITFLDGDGDEVTSLHPHAVTGGVTGRDLEIRRGDLTDALYTAVRDDVEFLFNDSIDTLDQSGHGVDVTFHGGGSRRFDMVFGADGMHSRTREMLFGPEEQFHRHLGYCFAVFTMPNTLGLSHETVMWNTPGRAAAVYAVGDDEEVHAFLNFAQPDPPYEAFGNPKAQRALLADVFADAGWEVPGILGALHDADDVFFDAVGQIRMPRWTEGRVALLGDAAYAPSFLTGQGTSLALAGAYMLAGSLADRDHAEGFAAYEQATRDFVTLNQDLVGEGGATLFPTTAQALEQRNARLRDLSAMPAPQPRPAHSALVLPSFGGR, encoded by the coding sequence ATGACCCGCACCGCACCGAGGCGCAGCGTCCTGATCTCCGGGGCCAGCATCGCCGGTCCCGCCCTGGCCTTCTGGCTCAACCGCCACGGATACGAGGTCACCGTGGTGGAGAAGGCCGGGACCCTCCGCAGCGGCGGCTACCCCATCGACGTACGCGGCACCGCGCTGGACGTGGTGGAGAGGATGGGAATCCTGCCGCAACTGCGCGACGCGCACATCGACCTGCGCCGGATCACCTTCCTCGACGGCGACGGCGACGAGGTGACCTCGCTCCACCCGCACGCCGTCACCGGCGGGGTCACCGGACGGGACCTGGAGATACGCCGAGGCGACCTGACCGACGCGCTGTACACGGCGGTCCGGGACGACGTGGAGTTCCTCTTCAACGACTCCATCGACACCCTCGACCAGTCCGGGCACGGAGTCGACGTCACCTTCCACGGCGGCGGCAGTCGTCGGTTCGACATGGTCTTCGGGGCGGACGGCATGCACTCGCGCACCCGCGAGATGCTGTTCGGCCCCGAGGAGCAGTTCCACCGCCATCTCGGCTACTGCTTCGCCGTGTTCACCATGCCCAACACCCTCGGCCTCTCCCACGAGACGGTCATGTGGAACACCCCGGGCAGGGCCGCGGCCGTCTACGCCGTGGGCGACGACGAGGAGGTCCACGCCTTCCTCAACTTCGCCCAGCCGGACCCTCCCTACGAGGCCTTCGGCAACCCGAAGGCCCAACGGGCCCTGCTCGCCGACGTCTTCGCCGACGCGGGCTGGGAGGTCCCCGGCATCCTGGGCGCCCTCCACGACGCGGACGACGTGTTCTTCGACGCGGTCGGCCAGATCCGGATGCCGCGCTGGACCGAGGGCAGGGTCGCGCTGCTGGGCGACGCCGCGTACGCGCCCTCGTTCCTCACCGGCCAGGGCACCAGCCTCGCCCTCGCCGGCGCCTACATGCTCGCCGGGTCCCTCGCCGACCGGGACCACGCCGAGGGCTTCGCCGCCTACGAGCAGGCCACCCGTGACTTCGTGACCCTGAACCAGGACCTGGTCGGCGAGGGCGGCGCCACCCTCTTCCCGACCACCGCCCAGGCCCTGGAGCAGCGCAACGCCCGCCTGCGCGACCTCAGCGCCATGCCCGCCCCGCAGCCCCGGCCGGCCCATTCGGCCCTGGTCCTGCCGTCCTTCGGCGGCCGCTGA
- a CDS encoding DUF397 domain-containing protein codes for MNTAESSAVVSDLIWFKSSYSGAEGGDCVEIAAGTQAVLVRDSKAVAGPVVRVSRAAWAGFVGAAPATLVG; via the coding sequence ATGAACACCGCTGAGTCCTCGGCCGTCGTGTCCGACCTCATCTGGTTCAAGAGCAGCTACAGCGGAGCCGAGGGCGGCGACTGCGTCGAGATAGCCGCGGGCACGCAGGCCGTGCTCGTCCGGGACTCCAAAGCCGTGGCCGGTCCCGTCGTCCGCGTGTCGCGGGCGGCGTGGGCCGGGTTCGTCGGTGCGGCTCCGGCCACCCTGGTGGGGTGA
- a CDS encoding helix-turn-helix transcriptional regulator, with protein sequence MGEGADTSGQMVIVAFGQTLKTLRIRAGLEREEFGRRIGYSAATVASYEQGRRIPSPRTIERADEALDAGGLLTVWKEQVERAQYPVFFQGMATLEKEAIELLAYDTLVVKGLLQTEDYMRAVLSMRRPPLHQDTIEQRVAARLARQSVFDRQPAPLLSFVMDESVVRRPLGGKAVQRGQLEHLLLTGQRRNVEIQIMPLGCEESAGVDGPFTVVTREDGKKFAYTEAQGTSSLQTDPQQAALAAARYGIIRSQALTPRESLGFIERLLGEL encoded by the coding sequence ATGGGCGAGGGTGCGGACACCTCCGGGCAGATGGTGATCGTCGCGTTCGGCCAGACGTTGAAGACGCTGCGGATCCGGGCGGGCCTGGAGCGCGAGGAGTTCGGGCGACGGATCGGCTACTCGGCGGCCACGGTGGCCTCGTACGAGCAGGGACGGCGGATCCCGTCGCCCCGGACCATCGAGCGGGCGGACGAGGCCCTGGACGCGGGCGGATTGCTGACGGTGTGGAAGGAACAGGTGGAGCGGGCGCAATATCCGGTGTTCTTCCAGGGGATGGCGACGCTGGAGAAGGAGGCCATCGAGTTGCTCGCGTACGACACTCTGGTGGTCAAGGGCTTGCTGCAGACCGAGGATTACATGCGAGCGGTGCTCTCCATGCGACGACCGCCTCTCCACCAGGACACGATCGAGCAGCGGGTGGCGGCACGGCTCGCCCGGCAGAGCGTCTTCGATCGGCAGCCCGCGCCTCTGCTCAGTTTCGTGATGGACGAGTCGGTGGTGCGACGTCCGCTCGGCGGAAAAGCCGTGCAGCGAGGCCAACTCGAGCATCTGCTGCTCACGGGTCAGCGACGCAACGTCGAGATTCAGATCATGCCGCTCGGGTGTGAGGAAAGCGCGGGCGTGGACGGGCCGTTCACGGTCGTCACCCGGGAGGATGGCAAGAAGTTCGCCTACACGGAGGCCCAGGGGACCAGCAGCCTGCAGACGGACCCACAACAGGCGGCGCTCGCCGCTGCCCGTTATGGGATCATCCGATCACAGGCTCTCACTCCGCGAGAGTCACTGGGGTTTATCGAGAGGTTGCTGGGAGAGCTATGA
- a CDS encoding ATP-binding protein, with translation MTSQPVLAEGHLKRTFEMRFTSTPRGARLARRLAAHRLDAWGIPYGTRPHEETVLVLGELTANAVQHGHVPGRDFHLLLHVIAPSGTVRIEVTDSRTERTPPDPEGLRAPGDEDTCGRGLVLIAGLAERWGWYPRSGGPGKTVWAECEVPESPAASAAAMPVSSA, from the coding sequence ATGACGAGCCAACCCGTCCTTGCCGAGGGTCACTTGAAGCGCACGTTCGAGATGCGCTTCACCTCCACCCCGCGCGGCGCCCGCCTCGCGCGCCGACTTGCGGCGCACCGACTCGACGCCTGGGGCATCCCGTACGGCACCCGACCGCACGAGGAGACCGTGCTGGTGCTCGGCGAGCTGACCGCCAACGCCGTGCAGCACGGCCACGTCCCCGGCCGGGACTTCCATCTGCTCCTGCACGTGATCGCGCCCTCCGGCACCGTGCGGATCGAGGTCACCGACAGTCGTACCGAACGCACGCCGCCCGATCCGGAGGGCCTGCGTGCCCCCGGCGACGAGGACACCTGTGGCCGGGGGCTGGTGCTGATCGCCGGGCTCGCCGAGCGCTGGGGCTGGTACCCGCGGTCCGGCGGACCGGGCAAGACGGTCTGGGCGGAGTGCGAGGTTCCTGAGAGTCCGGCCGCGTCGGCGGCGGCTATGCCCGTTTCCTCCGCATAG
- a CDS encoding streptophobe family protein, translating into MSASPPHSSPPAWRHVLEGALAVVAALATMAATAWTALTLLGADGVAPVSRLVPTLVSLAVGGGVTLESAAESGASAGGGGGLAGLFGGGGGGLSVSMTGRAALTPLTLTFLGTAVLAMAFFRPLRRRARPVPAMLWARSAGALVTSAVALPVCAVLATGTARLPESVKDRMGERAGSGGGPGGLGGFGGGGGGGLVSGPASVSFRTDVVATAFLGVLGVAAVLAVGCLAARRTTLPRPLALSGLRMKWNAVLSTLAGTAAVLCCAVLAVAVLAGAVALTGRGRTAEVAGALLLAGPNLIAAVLTAGTGASWEAAVRRVQPEGGGMLGMLGGGAGKQDGTADGDRSVDLGHWAGAGVPLWVIGLLLTLPLLLAAGYVAAARTPARTPRQDADSLLDRHADTALRMGIAAGVTTFVLPFLARGSLRIGIDLMGREMGGLGAGLDTSPRLSAVTAFVVAALASYAGSRLHGRRARRRERPTGTARVPALRRRAVTSESAS; encoded by the coding sequence ATGTCCGCGTCGCCTCCCCACTCCTCCCCGCCCGCGTGGCGCCACGTCCTCGAAGGCGCCCTCGCCGTCGTGGCCGCCCTCGCCACCATGGCCGCCACCGCCTGGACGGCCCTGACACTCCTCGGCGCCGACGGCGTCGCGCCGGTCTCCCGGCTGGTGCCGACGCTGGTGAGCCTGGCCGTCGGCGGCGGCGTCACCCTGGAATCGGCCGCCGAGTCCGGTGCCTCCGCGGGTGGGGGAGGGGGACTCGCCGGGCTGTTCGGCGGGGGTGGGGGCGGTCTCAGCGTCTCGATGACCGGCCGGGCGGCGCTGACGCCCCTGACCCTGACCTTCCTGGGTACGGCCGTTCTGGCGATGGCGTTCTTCCGGCCGCTGCGCCGCCGTGCGCGGCCCGTCCCGGCGATGCTGTGGGCGCGGAGCGCCGGCGCACTGGTGACCTCGGCGGTGGCCCTTCCGGTGTGCGCCGTCCTGGCGACGGGCACCGCCCGGCTGCCGGAGAGCGTGAAGGACCGGATGGGCGAACGCGCCGGTTCGGGTGGTGGGCCCGGCGGGCTGGGGGGATTCGGCGGCGGCGGTGGCGGCGGCCTTGTCTCCGGGCCGGCCTCGGTGAGCTTTCGGACCGACGTCGTCGCCACCGCCTTCCTCGGTGTCCTGGGAGTGGCCGCCGTCCTCGCGGTCGGCTGCCTCGCCGCGCGCCGGACGACGCTGCCTCGTCCCCTGGCCCTGAGCGGGCTCCGGATGAAGTGGAACGCCGTCCTGTCCACCCTGGCCGGGACCGCGGCCGTGCTGTGCTGCGCCGTCCTGGCCGTCGCCGTTCTCGCCGGTGCCGTTGCGCTGACCGGCCGGGGCCGGACCGCGGAGGTCGCCGGGGCGTTGCTGCTCGCCGGTCCCAACCTGATCGCCGCGGTGCTCACCGCCGGAACCGGCGCCTCCTGGGAGGCCGCGGTGCGGCGGGTGCAGCCCGAGGGCGGTGGGATGCTCGGCATGCTCGGCGGCGGCGCCGGGAAGCAGGACGGTACGGCGGACGGGGACCGGTCGGTGGACCTCGGTCACTGGGCGGGCGCGGGTGTGCCGCTGTGGGTGATCGGACTGCTGCTCACGCTGCCTCTCCTCCTTGCCGCCGGATACGTCGCCGCCGCCCGCACCCCGGCCCGCACCCCGCGCCAGGACGCCGACTCCCTCCTGGACCGCCACGCGGACACCGCCCTGCGCATGGGCATCGCGGCCGGCGTCACGACGTTCGTGCTCCCGTTCCTCGCGCGCGGCTCGCTGCGGATCGGCATCGACCTCATGGGCCGGGAGATGGGGGGCCTCGGCGCCGGCCTCGACACCAGCCCCCGGCTGTCCGCCGTCACCGCCTTCGTCGTGGCAGCCCTCGCCTCGTACGCCGGAAGCCGCCTGCACGGGCGACGGGCGCGGCGTCGTGAACGCCCGACGGGAACGGCCCGTGTCCCCGCACTCCGACGCCGCGCCGTCACGTCCGAATCGGCCTCCTGA